Proteins co-encoded in one Methylobacterium sp. WL1 genomic window:
- a CDS encoding CsbD family protein, with product MNAQKTTDSSEKIRGSIAEAIGKLVGAPKVEAEGKSQQKLPKSAVKPEATPKP from the coding sequence GTGAACGCCCAGAAGACGACGGACAGCTCAGAAAAGATCAGAGGCTCGATCGCGGAAGCCATTGGAAAGTTGGTCGGCGCCCCCAAAGTCGAGGCTGAGGGCAAGTCCCAGCAGAAATTACCGAAGTCCGCCGTGAAACCGGAGGCCACCCCTAAGCCCTAG
- a CDS encoding CsbD family protein: MVDTDRITGAAKELGGKVQGTVGDLTGSKRDSVEGRAREAQGAAENLYGQAKDTVRDAAETVADTARDLGGRVRDTVGSLIGSDDVEDRARRAQGAASDTYERGERYVRNTGRDVYDRAGDAYENGSRSLRQGGREATSQIAEHPIAALLVAGLLGYGLGLLIHGRD; the protein is encoded by the coding sequence ATGGTTGATACGGATCGGATCACAGGCGCTGCCAAGGAGCTCGGTGGCAAGGTGCAGGGCACGGTGGGCGACCTCACCGGTTCGAAGCGGGACTCGGTAGAGGGCCGCGCCCGCGAGGCTCAGGGTGCCGCCGAGAACCTGTACGGCCAGGCCAAGGACACCGTGCGCGACGCCGCGGAGACGGTAGCCGACACGGCACGCGACCTCGGCGGCAGGGTCCGCGACACGGTCGGCAGCCTGATCGGGTCCGACGACGTCGAGGACCGCGCGCGTCGCGCTCAGGGTGCTGCGAGCGACACCTACGAGCGCGGCGAACGCTACGTCCGCAATACCGGTCGCGATGTCTACGACCGCGCCGGGGACGCCTACGAGAACGGCAGCCGCTCGCTGCGCCAGGGCGGCCGTGAGGCCACCAGCCAGATCGCCGAGCACCCCATCGCCGCGCTGCTCGTCGCTGGCCTGCTCGGCTACGGCCTCGGCCTGCTCATCCACGGCCGCGACTGA
- a CDS encoding PhnA-like protein, protein MSTSPVIPSTALAASADTRTVLLNQVSWGAIFAGAVTALVTQVVLNMVGVGVGLSSVSTTAADNPAASTLSMGAGIWFVASGIVASLAGGFLAGRLSGKPVTGAAGLHGLVSWAVTTLVVLYLLTSAAGGLIGGAFSGVTSTLGGAGSLVGGTVQTAAQAAAPSLSKISNPFDGIEQSVRNQAAGQDPQAAKEAAVAAIRAIFTGDASQKAQAENRAADALAKAQGIPVDQAKTQIQTYEKQYTEAVATAKQKAEAAAVVAKSAATQGAFYGALALILGALAGFFGGRLGAPKLHTLAASYDARRV, encoded by the coding sequence GTGTCCACTTCCCCCGTCATTCCCTCGACCGCGCTCGCGGCCTCGGCCGACACCCGCACCGTCCTGCTGAACCAGGTGTCTTGGGGCGCAATCTTCGCCGGTGCCGTCACTGCGCTGGTGACCCAGGTCGTCCTCAACATGGTCGGCGTCGGTGTCGGCCTGTCGAGCGTTAGCACCACAGCCGCCGACAACCCGGCCGCGTCGACCCTGTCCATGGGCGCTGGCATCTGGTTCGTAGCTTCCGGCATCGTCGCCTCGCTGGCCGGCGGTTTCCTCGCCGGACGACTGTCGGGCAAGCCGGTGACCGGGGCTGCCGGCTTGCACGGACTGGTCTCTTGGGCGGTAACGACCCTGGTGGTGCTCTACCTGCTGACCTCGGCGGCCGGTGGCCTCATCGGCGGTGCCTTCTCGGGCGTGACCAGCACGCTCGGCGGCGCCGGCTCCCTCGTGGGCGGCACAGTGCAGACGGCGGCCCAGGCTGCTGCCCCCTCGCTGTCGAAGATCTCTAATCCCTTCGACGGCATCGAGCAGTCGGTTCGCAACCAAGCCGCCGGCCAGGATCCGCAGGCCGCCAAGGAGGCTGCCGTCGCCGCGATCCGCGCCATCTTCACGGGTGACGCGTCGCAGAAGGCACAGGCCGAGAACCGCGCCGCGGACGCGCTGGCCAAGGCCCAGGGCATCCCGGTCGATCAGGCCAAGACCCAGATCCAGACCTACGAGAAGCAGTACACCGAGGCCGTCGCCACGGCCAAGCAGAAGGCTGAGGCCGCAGCCGTCGTCGCCAAGTCGGCCGCCACCCAGGGCGCGTTCTACGGTGCGCTCGCGCTGATCCTCGGCGCCCTGGCGGGCTTCTTCGGCGGCCGCCTCGGCGCCCCGAAGCTCCACACCCTCGCCGCCAGCTACGACGCCCGTCGCGTCTGA
- a CDS encoding CsbD family protein, with protein sequence MSSTTDKLKGLANEAAGNVKQAAGKVTGNDKLVVEGKAQELKGEAQRTVGEAKDGIASVVDKVTGKR encoded by the coding sequence ATGAGCAGCACCACGGACAAGCTTAAGGGCCTCGCCAACGAGGCTGCCGGGAACGTCAAGCAGGCCGCCGGCAAGGTCACGGGCAACGATAAGCTGGTCGTCGAGGGCAAGGCCCAGGAGCTCAAGGGCGAGGCTCAGCGCACCGTCGGCGAGGCCAAGGACGGCATCGCCTCGGTCGTCGACAAGGTCACCGGCAAGCGCTGA
- a CDS encoding CsbD family protein, with protein sequence MNGDQFRGASRHLKGRAQTAVGGITGDPARQVRGAVNQVAGGAQYAYGRARDRAEDLIEDGRDIAHEVRERAGDLIEDGRHLVDDARDRAGNLISDGRDLARHARKRGTTYGRQAVRYADDNRTSTLLGLAAVAFAVGWLSRRRR encoded by the coding sequence ATGAACGGAGATCAGTTCCGCGGCGCGTCCCGACACCTCAAGGGTCGCGCGCAGACCGCCGTCGGCGGCATCACCGGTGATCCGGCCCGTCAGGTGCGCGGTGCCGTGAACCAAGTCGCCGGCGGCGCGCAGTATGCCTACGGCCGCGCACGCGACCGGGCTGAGGACCTCATCGAGGATGGACGTGACATCGCGCATGAGGTTCGGGAACGCGCCGGTGACCTGATCGAAGACGGGCGTCATCTCGTCGACGACGCGCGCGACCGGGCCGGCAACCTCATCTCGGACGGCCGTGATCTCGCCCGCCACGCCCGTAAGCGCGGCACCACCTATGGCCGGCAGGCCGTGCGCTACGCCGACGACAACCGCACCTCCACCCTGCTCGGCCTCGCCGCCGTCGCCTTCGCGGTCGGTTGGCTGTCCCGTCGCCGGCGCTGA
- a CDS encoding BA14K family protein translates to MKLTLALAATVAATLVGLPAYAAPPSAAPVEALVRGDLPTHYVQYRRIGHRHGWRGGRGYGRGYGYGRGYGYRRGPGVGAAVGAGVAGLAAGAIIGGAIANSQAQAAPVVVQGGPDPEAVAACARRFRSYDAASGTYLGNDGDRHPCP, encoded by the coding sequence ATGAAGCTGACCCTCGCCCTCGCCGCCACCGTCGCCGCCACCTTGGTCGGCCTGCCGGCCTATGCGGCACCGCCCTCCGCCGCGCCCGTCGAAGCGCTGGTTCGCGGTGATCTGCCGACCCACTACGTCCAGTACAGGCGGATCGGTCATCGTCACGGCTGGCGTGGCGGGCGCGGCTACGGGCGGGGCTACGGCTATGGTCGGGGCTACGGCTACCGTCGCGGACCCGGGGTCGGCGCAGCCGTCGGCGCCGGCGTCGCCGGACTGGCGGCCGGCGCCATTATCGGTGGCGCCATCGCGAATTCGCAGGCTCAGGCCGCCCCGGTGGTGGTGCAGGGCGGACCCGATCCGGAAGCGGTCGCCGCCTGCGCCCGTCGCTTCCGCTCCTACGATGCCGCCAGCGGCACCTATCTTGGCAACGATGGCGACCGTCACCCCTGCCCGTGA